CGGAATCCATTGGAGCGGCGTTTCGCCGAAGTCGAATTTGACGTGGCGCGCCTTGATCGGGTGATGCTTGCCGACTGCCATGTATGCCTCCCTATGGTTTGAGTTCGTCGAACGGCGCGAGGCCGTTTCGTATCGCGTGTGGCTGGAGAAAGCGGGATCGTGTGCGCGGCGCAGAAGCGCTGCGGGCCGGCGTTCGCGGCCAACCATTACATCGATCAATGTAACGATGATAATCGCTTGGCCGGCGGGCACCAGCCGATTCGAGTGGGGATTTCCCCTGATGCGACGGCGGGAATATCGACGCTTCGGAAAATGGCGGAGAAGGGCGGCCGCGCCGCGCCGTTTGATCGCCGGCCGGGAAGCCAGGCGGAAAGGGCGTTGCGTGGTGCAGGCGCGGTTCGATATCGAACGGGTTCGACCCGATGCGGCAGATGGTCGCGGAAACGGCGGCGGAACTTTATTTCTGAATCGTTTCCAACAAAAAGATCTTTGATTCGACATGAGCCGATCAAGATTTGATTTGAGTCAATGACAAATTGAACTGAACCGGATTAGGAGCCGGCTCGGATTCGGTCGGGCGGATGGCGGCGGCCGCGGTTGAGCGTCGGCGTGGCGGCGGTCAACGCGGCGTCGGAATCGACGGCCGGGCGGCAAGGCTGGTCAGCGTCGGTTCCGGCGTGAGCCGTCTCGGGCGAGCGGACTCATGCGGGAGCGCGCCGAGGCGGATGGCCTCCGGCGCCGCTGCGGCCGCGCGGCGGATCGGGCGATCGCACGCCGCCGGGTCATTCTTTTTTCCTGTCGCTGCCTGTCGGTTCGCCAATCGGGTGTCGACGGGATCTTCGCGAAGCGAGGCGGCGCCGCGCGTCTGTCACGCAGCGGCGCGCGCGGCGATTGCCCGATATGCCCGCCCGGCGCGCGCCGGCATCGAACGCAGCGAACAAGCGAGATTCATGCGCCGCCGACCGCCCGCTCGCCCGGATTCGTTCGGCAATGCGTTGCCCACACGGTGTTGTCCCGCGAACGCGCGTAACAAATTTGGGGCGGTTCGCGCATTTGTCGCCGCGATCCCTTATTCTTCAATTCTTACGAAAACGTTACATTCAATGGAGCGCGGATGCCTCATGACGTCAGCCTGATTGCACTGCTCGCGGCCGGTTTCGGCCTCGCGATGATCCTCGGTTACTTCGCGTCGCTGCTGAAGATGCCGCCGCTCGTCGGCTATTTGCTCGCCGGCATCGTGATCGGTCCCGGCACGCCCGGCTTCGTCGGCGATCTCGCGCTCGCGCAGCAACTCGCCGAAATCGGCGTGATGCTGCTGATGTTCGGCGTCGGCCTGCATTTCTCGCTCGGCGATCTGCTCGCGGTGCGCAAGATCGCGCTGCCCGGCGCGATCGTCCAGATCGCGGTCGCGACGGCGCTCGGCGCCGGGCTCGCGCTGCTGTGGGGCTGGAGCGTCGGCGCCGCGCTCGTGTTCGGCCTCGCGCTGTCGGTGGCGAGCACGGTCGTGCTGCTGCGCGCGCTCGAGGGGCGCGGGCTCATCGAATCGGTCAACGGGCGGATTGCGGTCGGCTGGCTCGTCGTCGAGGATCTCGTGATGGTGCTCGTGCTCGTGCTGCTGCCGCCGCTCGCGGGGCTTCTCGGCGGCGAGCCCGCGCTCGGCGGGGCGGGCTCGCATGCGGGCGACGCGCTCGGCAGCCTGTGGGGCGCGCTCGGCGTCACGCTGCTGAAGGTGGCCGCGTTCATCGCGCTGATGCTCGTGGTCGGCAAGCGCGTGTTTCCGCGCATTCTGTGGCTCGTCGCGCGCACCGGCTCGCGCGAGCTTTTCACGCTTTGCATGATCGCGGCCGCGGTCGGCGTCGCGTTCGGCGCGGCGAAGCTGTTCGACGTGTCGTTCGCGCTCGGCGCGTTCTTCGCCGGGATGATGATGCGCGAGTCGGAATTCAGCCGCCGCGCGGCCGACGAGACGCTGCCGTTGCGCGACGCGTTCTCGGTTCTCTTTTTCATCTCGGTCGGCATGCTGTTCGATCCGCGCGTGCTGATCGACGAGCCGCTGCATGTGATCGAAGTCGCCGCGATCGTCGTCATCGGCAAGACGCTCGCGGCGGTCGCGCTCGTGCTCGCGTTCCGCTATCCGCTGAACACCGCGCTCACGGTCGGCGCGGGCCTCGCGCAGATCGGCGAGTTCTCGTTCATCCTCGCGAGCCTCGGGCGCGGGCTCGGGCTGCTGTCGGCCGAAGGGCAGAGCCTCATTCTCGCGGTCGCGCTGCTGTCGATCGCGCTGAACACGCTGCTGTTCGCGGCGATCGATCCGGCGCTCGCCTGGGTCCGCAAGCACTCGGCGTTCGCGCGCCGGCTCGAATCGCGCAACGATCCGCTCGCGGCGCTGCCGATGTCGACGCCGCAGGCGCATCTGACGGGGCAGGTCGTGATCGTCGGCTACGGGCGCGTCGGCACGCGGATCGCGCACGCGCTCGACGCGCGCGGGATCGCGTATGTCGTCGTCGAGCAGAATCGCGAGACGGTCGAGAAACTGCGCGCGGACGGCGTCGCGGCGGTGTCCGGCGACGCGATCGAGCCGATCGTGCTCGTGCAGGCGCACGTCGCGCGGGCGGGGATGGTCGTCGTCACGCTGCCGGACGTGTTCGACGTGCGGCAGATCGTCGAGATCGCGCGCACGCTGAATCCGGGGATCGAGGTCGCGCTCTGCACGAACAGCGACGATGAAGCGGCGCTGCTCGCGAGCGAAGGGATGGGCGACGTGTTCGTCAGCGAAACCGAGCTCGCGCGCGGGATGACCGAGCACGTGCTCGCGCGGATGGGGGCCGATGAGCGCCGAGCGCGGCGGGCGGGCGCGCACTGATCGGACGCCGCGGGGCGCGCGCCGCCGCGCGGCAAGCGGGCGGCGCGCGGCGCACCGTCAATAGAACGACTCGAGCGTCAGCTCCTGCGCCATCACGCGGTTGCCGGCGAGCAGCCCGCCGTCGACGGGCAGCATCGCGCCGGTGATCGCGCGCGCCGCGTCCGACGAGAGGAACAGCGCGGCGTTCGCGACATCGTCGGGCGTCGCGAAATCGTCGAGCGGATACCACTTCTTCAATTGCTCGAACACCTGCGGGTTTTGCCGCACGCGCGCTTCCCACGCGGGCGTCTTCACGGTGCCCGGGCACACGACGTTCGCGCGCACGCCGTCGCGCCCGTATTCGATCGCGAGCGATTTCGCATAACTGATGAGTCCCGCCTTCGCCGCGCTATAGGCGGGGTGGCCGAGCGCGGCGACGCCGTTGACCGAGCCGACGATCGTGATCGCGCCGCGGCGGCGCGCGCGCATGCCGGCGAGCACGGCCTCGACGCTCACATAGGTCGCGGTCAGGTTCGCGTCCAGATCCGCGCGCCACGACGCGCTCGTCGTCGCGCGCAGCGTCGCCGATGCGGCGGTGCCCGCGTTCGCGACGAGCACGTCGACGCGCTCGTTCGCGAGCGCGTCCGCGAGGCGCGCGGCGTCGGTCAGGTCGTCGACGACGGGCGCGACGGCCGCGCCGCCGAGCGCATCGACGAACGCGGCGAGCGCCGCGCGGTCGCGGTCGAGCGCGAGCACACGGTCGCCCGCGGCAAGAAAGCGGCGCACGAGCGCCTGGCCGATGCCGCCCGCGGCGCCCGTGATCAGCGTGGTGCGTGGTGTCGTCATGCGCATTCCTCCGGTTGGAAAAGCAATGTCGGCGCCGCTTGCCGCGCGGTGCCGCTCACAGCCCGAGCTGCGCGCGCGCCGTCTTCTCGTTCGCGCGCGTGATCAGCGTGCCGGAGGTCAGCACGAGCGGCGGCGGCGTCCGGTTCTGCGTGATCCAGTCGTACATGTTGACCGACGTGTCGTAGCCGTGCAGCCGCGGATTCAGCAGGATCGAGCCGAAAAAGCCCGTCGGCTTCGGTTTCGCGAATTCGTTCAGCGCGACCTGGCTGCCGTTGATGCCGACCGCGATCATGTCGTCCGTGCCGATGCCGCGGCCTTCGCCCGCGCGCACCGCGCCGACCGTCGTGTCGTCATTCGATCCGAACGCCACCCAGTGCCTGAAGTTCCGGTGCTTGGTGAACGCGATGTTCGCGGCGTTGAACGCGCCTTCGGTGTCGGCCGTCATCTCCGGCGCGTCGACGACGTTCGCGGCCGCAAAGCCGGCCGCCTTCAGCGCGTCGACCGCGCCCGTCGTGCGCTCGCGCGCGGTCGGCAACTGGTCGTACGCGAGCCGCAGCACGCCGACCTCGGCCGGATTCCAGCCGCGCCGCTTCGCCTCGGCGGCGATCGCGTCGCCGACCTGCCGGCCGATCCGGTAGGCGGAGATGCCCATGTGCGGCACGTCGGCAAGCGGCGCGCCGCGCCCGTCGACGAGTTGATCGTCGACCGACATCAGCTTCATTCCGTAGCGCTTCGCCTTCGCGGCGATGCCGGGACCGAGCTTCACGTCGGGCGCGCAGATGATCACGCCTTGCGCCTTTTGCGCGGCAAGGCTGTCGAGCGCGGTCGACACTTTCTCGCCGCTCGGCGCGGCGATCTTCACGAGCGTGAAGTGCTTGTCCTTCGCCGCCTGCTCGGCGAAGCGCCATTCGTCCTGAAACCACGGGTCGTCGGGCTGCTTGACGACAAAGCCGATCTTCACCGGGGCCGCGCCTTGCGCACGCGCGGGTGCCGCCGCCGACAAACCGGCGGCGAGACTCGTGCAGACGAGGGCGGCTTGAAGCCAACGCAATCCCATGAGTGTCTCCTTCGTGCTCCGTTTTCAATGGATGCGGCCTTGCGAGCCGCGCAACGGCATGCATGTCGTGCGGCAGATTGTAGGAGGCGGGGTCGCGGGTTTCCAAATAATGCGAGGCGATCCTGAAGAATGGGATCGGGGCGGGCGAAGGGGGGCGGCGGAACGAAGAGGAAGAGAAAGGTGGAAGTTGAAGTTGAACGGCGAAGGCGGCGCGCCGAGCGCAGGGAACCGATCGCCGTCCGCCGCCTTCGCCCCGTCACGTCCTCGCTTTCGCCTGCGGCTTCGCGCCGCCCGCGCCGCCGGCCGGCTTATCGGCGGCGATGGGCGCATCCGGCGGCACGCCGAGCAGTTGCAGCGAGCCGCTCATCACCGACGAGAACACCGGCCCCGCGACCGTGCCGCCGTAATAGCTCCGTGCGGCCGGCTCGTCGATCATCACCGCGATGATGAGGCGCGGATTGCTCATCGGCGCCATCCCGGCGAACAGCGCACGATACTTGCCCTTCACGTAGGCCGCGCCGACCTGCTTGCGCGCGGTCCCGGTCTTGCCGCCGACGCGGTAGCCGTCGACGCGCGCCGCGCGCCCGGTGCCGCCCTGGCCGACCGCCATCTCGAGCATCGAGCGGATCGCCGCCGCGGTGGCGGGCGTCGTCACGCGATGGCCGCGGCGCGCATCGGCCGAATGCGGATCGTCGCTCGATTTCAGCAGCGACACCGGATGGATCGTGCCGTCGCCCGCATACGCGGTGTAGACCTGCGCGATCTGCAGCAGCGACGCGGACAGCCCGTAGCCGTACGCCATCGTCGCCTGCTCGATCGGCCGCCAGCGCTTGTACGGGCGCAGCCGCCCGGACGCGACGCCGGGGAACGTCAGCTCCGGCGCGCGGCCGATGCCGTATTCCTGGTATTTGTTCCAGATCGTCTCGGCGGGCAGGTTCAGCGCGAGCTTCGCGAGCGCGATGTTGCTCGACATCTGCAGCGCCTGCGCCACCGTGATCGCGCCGTGGTTCGATGTGTCGTGAATCACGTTCGGGCCGATCTTGTACGAGCCCGGCGAGGTATCGATGATGGTCTGCGGCCGCACCTTGCCCGCGTCGATCGACAGCGCGACGACGACCGGCTTGATCGTGGAGCCCGGCTCGAACGTGTCGATCACCGCGCGGTTGCGCAACTGCTGGCCCGTCAGGCGCGCGCGATCGTTCGGATCGAACGTCGGATAGTTCGCGAGCGCGAGGATTTCGCCGTTCTGCGCGTCGAGCACGACGACGCTGCCTGCCTGCGCGTTGTTCGCGATGATCGTCGACTTGAGCTGCGCGTACGCGAGCTGCTGAATC
The nucleotide sequence above comes from Burkholderia thailandensis E264. Encoded proteins:
- a CDS encoding cation:proton antiporter, with the protein product MPHDVSLIALLAAGFGLAMILGYFASLLKMPPLVGYLLAGIVIGPGTPGFVGDLALAQQLAEIGVMLLMFGVGLHFSLGDLLAVRKIALPGAIVQIAVATALGAGLALLWGWSVGAALVFGLALSVASTVVLLRALEGRGLIESVNGRIAVGWLVVEDLVMVLVLVLLPPLAGLLGGEPALGGAGSHAGDALGSLWGALGVTLLKVAAFIALMLVVGKRVFPRILWLVARTGSRELFTLCMIAAAVGVAFGAAKLFDVSFALGAFFAGMMMRESEFSRRAADETLPLRDAFSVLFFISVGMLFDPRVLIDEPLHVIEVAAIVVIGKTLAAVALVLAFRYPLNTALTVGAGLAQIGEFSFILASLGRGLGLLSAEGQSLILAVALLSIALNTLLFAAIDPALAWVRKHSAFARRLESRNDPLAALPMSTPQAHLTGQVVIVGYGRVGTRIAHALDARGIAYVVVEQNRETVEKLRADGVAAVSGDAIEPIVLVQAHVARAGMVVVTLPDVFDVRQIVEIARTLNPGIEVALCTNSDDEAALLASEGMGDVFVSETELARGMTEHVLARMGADERRARRAGAH
- a CDS encoding SDR family oxidoreductase is translated as MRMTTPRTTLITGAAGGIGQALVRRFLAAGDRVLALDRDRAALAAFVDALGGAAVAPVVDDLTDAARLADALANERVDVLVANAGTAASATLRATTSASWRADLDANLTATYVSVEAVLAGMRARRRGAITIVGSVNGVAALGHPAYSAAKAGLISYAKSLAIEYGRDGVRANVVCPGTVKTPAWEARVRQNPQVFEQLKKWYPLDDFATPDDVANAALFLSSDAARAITGAMLPVDGGLLAGNRVMAQELTLESFY
- a CDS encoding arabinose ABC transporter substrate-binding protein, with the protein product MGLRWLQAALVCTSLAAGLSAAAPARAQGAAPVKIGFVVKQPDDPWFQDEWRFAEQAAKDKHFTLVKIAAPSGEKVSTALDSLAAQKAQGVIICAPDVKLGPGIAAKAKRYGMKLMSVDDQLVDGRGAPLADVPHMGISAYRIGRQVGDAIAAEAKRRGWNPAEVGVLRLAYDQLPTARERTTGAVDALKAAGFAAANVVDAPEMTADTEGAFNAANIAFTKHRNFRHWVAFGSNDDTTVGAVRAGEGRGIGTDDMIAVGINGSQVALNEFAKPKPTGFFGSILLNPRLHGYDTSVNMYDWITQNRTPPPLVLTSGTLITRANEKTARAQLGL
- a CDS encoding peptidoglycan D,D-transpeptidase FtsI family protein, with the translated sequence MRLNKKPKPSDPYVAVAKSPMLSSSLPMWRSKFIVILVFIAFGTLIARAFWVQIANQDFYVGQGQKRYQRTIELGAMRGSIVDRNGALLAVSLTTYEIWANPKQVDEVAYAPLAKLLDMPLAEVRRRLTGDRSFVLLKRQVDPETAARIEKLDIDGVTQIADSKRFYPEGESAAHVVGFTNVEDRGQEGVELAANGRLSGTAGQRQVIRDRLGRIVSDTGPLVPAQHGATIELTIDRRIQQLAYAQLKSTIIANNAQAGSVVVLDAQNGEILALANYPTFDPNDRARLTGQQLRNRAVIDTFEPGSTIKPVVVALSIDAGKVRPQTIIDTSPGSYKIGPNVIHDTSNHGAITVAQALQMSSNIALAKLALNLPAETIWNKYQEYGIGRAPELTFPGVASGRLRPYKRWRPIEQATMAYGYGLSASLLQIAQVYTAYAGDGTIHPVSLLKSSDDPHSADARRGHRVTTPATAAAIRSMLEMAVGQGGTGRAARVDGYRVGGKTGTARKQVGAAYVKGKYRALFAGMAPMSNPRLIIAVMIDEPAARSYYGGTVAGPVFSSVMSGSLQLLGVPPDAPIAADKPAGGAGGAKPQAKART